From a single Populus nigra chromosome 18, ddPopNigr1.1, whole genome shotgun sequence genomic region:
- the LOC133678998 gene encoding uncharacterized protein LOC133678998, translating to MKVKKKGKVHPPPPPSSKSPDKDPDTVLKLLPVTILALALSLPNQDREVLAYLIARSIFITTTTNPSSLVTQHPKNKCQTKTAPTTANKNGKYRGQEVPLFQCGCFDCYTRFWYRWDSSPNRDFIHQVIEAFDEHLVQTIECPKKHKRRKKKGKVLMMSHFESDNTPEKSVPEAECEVMVVQENLESGEIEVVSGEEIVGCGELTGNLEMEVMTVHSSGYNNNHKGLARKVLPAIVGLLNSRLWGNLWRRGM from the coding sequence ATGAAGGTTAAGAAAAAAGGCAAAGTGCAcccacctccaccaccatcaTCCAAATCTCCAGATAAAGATCCCGACACAGTGTTAAAGCTACTGCCAGTGACTATTCTAGCTTTAGCCCTCTCTCTTCCTAACCAAGATCGTGAAGTTTTGGCTTACTTGATAGCAAGGTCCATTTTTATCACCACCACAACAAACCCATCTTCACTTGTCACTCAACATCCTAAAAACAAATGCCAAACCAAGACCGCCCCTACCACTGCCAACAAGAATGGCAAATATCGTGGCCAGGAGGTTCCTCTTTTTCAATGTGGATGTTTTGATTGCTACACTAGGTTTTGGTATAGATGGGACTCATCTCCAAACAGAGATTTTATCCACCAAGTTATTGAAGCATTTGATGAGCATTTGGTGCAGACTATTGAGTGTCCAAAGAAACACAAGAGACGCAAGAAGAAAGGTAAGGTCTTGATGATGAGCCATTTTGAATCTGATAATACACCTGAGAAATCAGTGCCTGAAGCTGAATGTGAAGTGATGGTAGTGCAAGAAAATCTTGAAAGTGGAGAGATTGAGGTTGTGTCCGGAGAGGAGATAGTGGGGTGTGGGGAGCTGACTGGGAACCTGGAAATGGAGGTGATGACAGTACATTCTTCAGGGTACAATAATAACCACAAGGGCCTGGCTAGGAAGGTTTTACCGGCTATAGTGGGTTTACTGAACTCTCGTTTATGGGGTAATCTATGGAGGCGGGGCATGTAA
- the LOC133678740 gene encoding heavy metal-associated isoprenylated plant protein 7-like — translation MGEEAKKPAAEEEKKPEQPKKVEEEKKEEKPAEKPATEEKKPEETKKESPPAPQEIVLKVYMHCEGCARKVRRWLKGFEGVEDVTTDCKASKVVVKGEKADPLKVLERIERKSHRQVVLISPIPKPPSEEKKAEEKEKPKVEEKKEKPPVIIAMLKVYMHCEACAMEIKKRIQRMQGVESAEPDLKSSQVIVKGVFEPQQLVEYVYKRTGKHAVIVKQEPEKKEEEKGKESKEEKGKESKEDKKGEEGDKQKRGGGGGGEKGESKDKKEGGGSEAKAAAAPAPAPAEETTEETTVVELRKMDFYNYYSPARYEHYSPPPQIFSDENPNACSVM, via the exons ATGGGGGAG gaAGCGAAGAAGCCTGCagcagaagaagagaaaaaaccagagcaaccaaagaaagtagaggaagagaagaaggaagAGAAGCCAGCTGAAAAACCAGCGACCGAAGAGAAAAAGCCAgaggaaacaaaaaaggaaTCACCCCCAGCTCCTCAAGAAATTGTACTTAAAGTTTACATGCATTGTGAGGGTTGTGCCCGTAAGGTCCGCAGGTGGCTTAAGGGCTTTGAAG GAGTTGAAGATGTAACTACTGATTGCAAGGCTAGTAAGGTGGTTGTGAAAGGAGAGAAAGCGGATCCACTaaaagttcttgaaagaatTGAAAGGAAGAGCCATAGGCAAGTGGTGCTTATCTCTCCGATCCCAAAACCTCCCTCGGAAGAGAAGAAGGCTGAGGAGAAGGAGAAGCCTAAAgttgaagagaagaaagaaaag CCTCCCGTGATCATAGCGATGCTAAAGGTTTACATGCATTGTGAAGCTTGTGCAATGGAAATCAAGAAACGGATACAAAGAATGCAAG GTGTGGAATCAGCTGAACCAGATCTTAAGAGCTCACAGGTGATAGTGAAGGGAGTGTTTGAACCTCAGCAACTAGTTGAATACGTGTACAAAAGAACTGGGAAGCACGCAGTGATAGTAAAACAAGAGCCagagaagaaagaggaagagaaaggaaaagaatccaaagaagagaaaggaaaagaatccaaagaagacaaaaaaggtgAAGAAGGTGACAAACAAAaaagaggtggtggtggtggtggtgagaaAGGAGAGAGCAAAGACAAGAAAGAAGGTGGTGGCAGTGAGGccaaagcagcagcagcaccagcaccagcaccagctGAGGAAACTACAGAAGAAACCACAGTGGTTGAGCTCAggaaaatggatttttataattattattcacCAGCAAGATATGAGCACTATTCACCACCTCCTCAGATCTTCAGTGACGAGAACCCCAATGCATGTTCTGTTATGTAA